Proteins encoded in a region of the Devosia sp. RR2S18 genome:
- a CDS encoding response regulator, translating to MKSCLIVDDSSVVRKVARRILEDMDYVVDEAEDGQEAYDKCRQQMPDAILLDWSMPIMGGLEFLKLLRGYVGGEKPYVVYCTIENDIGHIAMARKAGASAHILKPFDRPLLEAKFDMDLVA from the coding sequence ATGAAGTCCTGCCTGATTGTCGATGACTCGAGTGTGGTGCGCAAAGTGGCGCGCCGCATTCTCGAGGACATGGACTATGTGGTCGACGAGGCGGAAGACGGGCAGGAAGCCTATGATAAATGCCGGCAGCAAATGCCCGACGCCATTCTCCTGGACTGGAGCATGCCGATTATGGGCGGGCTGGAATTCCTCAAGCTACTAAGGGGCTATGTCGGTGGTGAGAAGCCCTATGTGGTGTACTGCACCATCGAAAACGACATCGGCCACATCGCCATGGCCCGCAAGGCCGGCGCCAGCGCCCATATCCTCAAGCCCTTTGACCGGCCCCTGCTCGAAGCCAAGTTCGACATGGATCTGGTGGCCTAG
- a CDS encoding DUF1134 domain-containing protein: MLKRLVLLFAILGFLAPAPAVLAQGSLSDTYSGNELVDKGSAFFGSAAQGLASLVERAVSEFGLPNGYILGEDAGGALFAGARYGEGTLYTRNAGEYMIFWQGPSIGFDIGGDGSKVMVLVYNLSQVPDALGRFAGLNGSAYVVGGFAMTVLKRGNVVMIPIRSGVGARLGVNVGYLNFTNQPTWNPF, translated from the coding sequence ATGCTCAAGCGCCTCGTCCTGCTGTTCGCCATTCTTGGGTTTCTCGCGCCGGCACCAGCCGTCCTGGCGCAGGGTTCGCTCAGCGACACCTATTCGGGGAATGAGCTGGTCGACAAGGGCAGCGCCTTTTTCGGGTCGGCGGCGCAAGGTCTGGCCTCGCTGGTGGAGCGCGCCGTCAGCGAATTCGGGCTACCAAATGGCTATATCCTAGGCGAGGACGCCGGCGGGGCACTGTTTGCCGGCGCCCGCTATGGCGAGGGCACGCTTTATACCCGCAATGCGGGTGAATACATGATCTTCTGGCAAGGGCCATCGATCGGCTTCGACATCGGTGGCGACGGCTCCAAGGTCATGGTGCTGGTCTACAACCTCTCTCAGGTTCCCGACGCCCTGGGACGCTTTGCCGGCCTCAACGGCTCGGCCTATGTCGTGGGCGGCTTTGCCATGACGGTGCTGAAGCGCGGCAATGTCGTGATGATCCCGATCCGCTCTGGCGTTGGCGCTCGCCTGGGCGTCAATGTCGGCTATCTCAACTTCACCAACCAGCCTACCTGGAACCCCTTCTGA
- a CDS encoding RluA family pseudouridine synthase, whose translation MAENTDLEFEGDEVELVVDEALAGGRLDAVLAKAHDVLSRNRIKDLILTGAVTIDGAVVSEPKYRLKTGETITLVAPPPEDPEPQPEDIPLDILFEDDHLIVINKPVGMVVHPAPGSPSGTLVNALIHHCGASLQGIGGVRRPGIVHRLDRDTSGVMVAAKTEKAHKHLSDQFADHGRTGPLHRAYIAFVWGMTETAKGSVDAPLGRDANNRLKQSVRKDGREAITHYFVQARFGDPGWDITRVECHLETGRTHQIRVHMAHIGHPLVADSVYASGYATKINRLPAELATPIQALGRQALHAAELGFEHPATGEEMFFEAPLPEDLQKLEDALEPFNKAFAR comes from the coding sequence ATGGCCGAAAATACCGATCTAGAGTTTGAGGGCGACGAGGTCGAACTCGTCGTCGACGAGGCGCTGGCGGGCGGGCGGCTCGACGCTGTATTGGCCAAGGCGCACGACGTCCTGAGCCGCAACCGGATCAAGGATCTGATCCTGACCGGCGCCGTCACCATCGACGGCGCGGTCGTTAGCGAGCCCAAATACCGGCTAAAGACCGGCGAGACAATCACCCTTGTCGCGCCACCGCCTGAAGATCCCGAGCCGCAACCCGAAGACATCCCACTCGACATCCTGTTCGAGGACGACCATCTCATCGTCATCAACAAGCCCGTAGGCATGGTGGTCCACCCTGCCCCGGGTTCACCCTCAGGGACGCTGGTGAATGCGCTAATCCATCATTGCGGCGCATCCTTGCAGGGGATCGGGGGCGTTCGCCGGCCCGGCATCGTCCATCGGCTCGACCGCGACACCTCAGGTGTCATGGTGGCCGCCAAGACCGAAAAGGCACACAAGCATCTTTCCGACCAGTTCGCTGACCATGGCAGGACCGGACCGCTGCATCGCGCCTATATCGCCTTTGTGTGGGGTATGACGGAGACGGCTAAAGGTAGTGTCGACGCGCCATTGGGCCGGGACGCCAACAATCGCCTGAAGCAGTCAGTGCGCAAGGATGGACGCGAAGCGATCACCCACTACTTCGTGCAGGCAAGATTTGGCGACCCCGGCTGGGACATCACCCGTGTCGAGTGCCACCTCGAAACCGGCCGGACGCATCAAATCCGCGTTCACATGGCTCATATCGGGCATCCGCTGGTCGCCGACAGCGTTTATGCATCTGGATACGCCACCAAGATCAATCGTCTGCCTGCCGAGCTAGCGACGCCCATTCAGGCGCTGGGCCGCCAAGCTCTGCATGCCGCCGAGCTCGGTTTCGAGCATCCGGCAACCGGAGAAGAGATGTTCTTCGAGGCGCCTTTGCCCGAGGACCTGCAGAAGCTGGAGGACGCATTGGAACCATTCAACAAGGCTTTCGCCCGTTAG
- the thiB gene encoding thiamine ABC transporter substrate binding subunit, with translation MVKSAHLIAAVLSGLLAAPALAQDAPTLTVYTYDGFAAEWGPGPKLKEGFEAVCDGCTVNWVAADSSIGTLRRVQLEGETTEADVLVGLDTAIAGEARSTGLFADHGLDLSGLDLPQAWSDEQFVPFDYSHFAFVYDTDSVDNPPSSFEELIALPEDFKIVVQDPRSATPGLGLVLWIKAAYGDRAAEIWEGLAPHILTVTREWSESYDLFLSGEADMALSYTTSPAYHIIAEDDASIAAALFEEGHFAQVEVAGILKSSDNQELAREFLDYLVSPDAQVIIAMNNWMFPVESDAEIDQAFAELPQPEETLNLSDAEIESNRQAWIDEMLTAIQ, from the coding sequence ATGGTCAAATCTGCCCACCTCATTGCTGCGGTCCTTTCCGGACTGCTTGCAGCGCCCGCCCTTGCCCAGGACGCGCCGACGCTCACTGTCTACACCTATGATGGCTTTGCCGCCGAATGGGGCCCCGGCCCCAAGCTCAAGGAAGGCTTCGAGGCGGTGTGCGATGGCTGCACGGTGAACTGGGTGGCGGCCGACAGCTCCATTGGCACGCTGCGGCGCGTGCAGCTGGAAGGCGAGACCACCGAAGCCGACGTCCTCGTGGGGCTCGATACCGCCATTGCCGGGGAGGCGCGTTCGACCGGCCTTTTTGCCGATCATGGCCTGGACCTCAGTGGCCTCGACCTGCCGCAGGCGTGGTCGGACGAGCAGTTCGTGCCGTTCGACTATTCCCACTTCGCCTTTGTCTACGACACCGACAGCGTCGATAATCCACCCAGCTCCTTCGAGGAACTGATTGCGCTGCCCGAGGACTTCAAGATCGTCGTGCAGGATCCCCGTTCGGCGACGCCGGGCCTCGGGCTCGTACTCTGGATCAAGGCCGCTTACGGCGATCGCGCGGCGGAGATCTGGGAGGGCCTGGCGCCCCATATCCTCACTGTCACCCGCGAATGGAGCGAAAGCTATGACCTCTTCCTCAGCGGGGAAGCGGACATGGCGCTGAGCTATACCACATCGCCGGCCTACCACATCATCGCCGAGGACGATGCGAGCATCGCAGCGGCGCTGTTCGAGGAAGGGCACTTCGCCCAGGTGGAAGTCGCCGGCATTCTCAAGTCGTCGGACAATCAGGAGCTCGCGCGCGAATTCCTTGACTATCTCGTGTCGCCTGACGCGCAGGTAATCATCGCCATGAACAATTGGATGTTCCCGGTGGAAAGCGATGCAGAAATCGATCAGGCTTTTGCCGAGCTGCCGCAGCCAGAAGAGACGCTGAACCTCTCCGACGCGGAAATCGAATCCAACCGGCAGGCCTGGATCGACGAGATGCTGACCGCCATCCAGTAG
- a CDS encoding histidine phosphotransferase family protein has translation MADIIELKATDLAAMLCSRVCHDLINPIGAIGNGLEVLADPAQSEMAEGARDLIASAAKQSRGKLEFARLAYGASSTTGTDIDTRECERVARILFDIEKADLEWNAPLILLPKHKAKLFMNMLLIAAGSVPRGGVVTASITGEAGQEKFEFTSRSDPEKRQKTLVPSGAAGLLSGMPEEGSVDARGIQPFYTGLLARMTDMEIEIGLEDAQFYFRATPKAPASTETVPESAPAATE, from the coding sequence ATGGCCGACATCATCGAGCTCAAGGCGACGGACCTCGCCGCCATGCTGTGCAGCCGCGTCTGCCACGATCTGATCAATCCGATCGGCGCTATTGGCAACGGGCTTGAAGTGCTTGCTGACCCGGCGCAGTCTGAGATGGCCGAAGGCGCCCGCGACCTTATCGCTTCGGCTGCCAAGCAGAGCCGCGGGAAGCTTGAATTTGCCCGCCTTGCTTATGGCGCCTCTTCCACCACCGGCACCGACATCGACACGCGGGAATGCGAGCGCGTGGCGCGCATCCTCTTTGATATCGAAAAGGCCGATCTCGAGTGGAACGCGCCGCTGATCCTTTTGCCCAAGCACAAAGCCAAACTCTTCATGAACATGCTGTTGATTGCAGCCGGTTCGGTGCCGCGTGGTGGCGTGGTAACCGCTAGCATCACCGGCGAAGCCGGGCAGGAGAAATTTGAGTTCACCTCGCGTAGCGATCCGGAAAAGCGACAGAAGACGCTCGTGCCGTCCGGTGCCGCCGGTCTGCTCTCGGGCATGCCCGAAGAGGGATCAGTCGACGCGCGAGGCATTCAGCCGTTCTACACGGGCCTGCTTGCCCGCATGACCGACATGGAGATCGAGATCGGGCTCGAAGATGCGCAGTTCTATTTCCGCGCAACGCCCAAGGCCCCCGCGAGCACCGAAACCGTTCCTGAAAGTGCACCGGCTGCTACGGAATAG
- a CDS encoding ATP-binding cassette domain-containing protein, translating to MLRANSLTFAYLGQARPYQFSFSAEPGAVTAVSGASGSGKSTLLDLIAGFQRPISGELALDGRDLLPLEPEQRPVSLLLQSESLFDHLSAAKNVVLGLPRSTPRAEAQRAIASALSEVGLKGIGAQPAATLSGGQKQRVALARTLLRERPVLLLDEPFSALDDDTRGVIRELVRDLTVRHGWHTILVSHHSDDIAAIANRQYHLNGGRLVELA from the coding sequence ATGCTGCGCGCTAATTCGCTCACCTTCGCCTATCTAGGGCAGGCACGTCCATACCAGTTCAGCTTCTCTGCCGAACCTGGCGCGGTGACCGCAGTCTCGGGCGCCAGCGGTTCGGGCAAGTCGACATTGCTCGATCTAATCGCCGGATTTCAGCGCCCAATATCTGGCGAGTTGGCGCTGGACGGGCGTGACCTGCTTCCCCTTGAGCCGGAGCAGCGACCCGTCTCACTACTCCTGCAGTCCGAGAGCTTGTTCGATCACCTCTCGGCCGCCAAGAACGTCGTTTTGGGCTTGCCGCGTAGCACCCCAAGGGCAGAAGCACAGAGGGCCATTGCCTCAGCGCTGAGCGAGGTGGGGCTAAAGGGGATCGGCGCCCAACCGGCAGCGACGCTTTCAGGAGGCCAGAAACAGCGGGTGGCGTTGGCGCGGACCTTGCTGCGCGAACGACCGGTGCTGCTGCTCGACGAGCCCTTCTCCGCACTTGATGACGATACCCGAGGCGTCATCCGGGAGCTGGTGCGCGACCTCACGGTAAGGCATGGCTGGCACACCATTCTCGTCAGCCATCACAGCGATGACATCGCTGCGATTGCCAATCGTCAGTATCACCTCAATGGGGGCCGGTTGGTGGAGCTGGCTTAG
- the rpoH gene encoding RNA polymerase sigma factor RpoH, whose product MAQTNLPVLSSEGGLSRYLQEIRKFPMLEPDEEYMLAKRYKEHADPGAAQKLITSHLRLVAKIAMGYRGYGLPISEVISEGNVGLMHAVKRFEPEKGFRLATYAMWWIRAAIQEYVLRSWSLVKIGTTAAQKRLFFNLRKVKGQIAALEDGALHPDQIKQIATTLKVTEDDVVSMNARLSGDASLNSPMRADEGSSEWQDWLVDDTPDQETSLGESEEYRERMGLLNNAMDVLNDRERAIFQARRLQENPSTLEELAQQYDVSRERIRQIEVRAFEKVQDAVKVAARADA is encoded by the coding sequence ATGGCCCAAACCAATCTTCCCGTCCTCTCATCCGAAGGGGGCTTAAGCCGCTATCTTCAGGAAATCCGGAAGTTCCCAATGCTGGAGCCGGATGAAGAATACATGCTGGCCAAGCGCTACAAGGAGCACGCCGACCCCGGCGCCGCCCAGAAGCTGATCACCAGCCATTTGCGCCTCGTCGCTAAGATCGCCATGGGCTATCGCGGCTATGGCCTGCCCATCTCCGAGGTGATCTCGGAAGGTAATGTTGGACTGATGCATGCGGTGAAGCGCTTCGAGCCAGAAAAGGGCTTCCGCCTTGCGACCTACGCGATGTGGTGGATCCGCGCCGCTATCCAGGAATATGTGCTGCGCTCATGGAGCCTGGTCAAGATCGGCACCACTGCCGCGCAGAAGCGCCTGTTCTTCAACCTGCGCAAGGTGAAGGGGCAGATCGCTGCGCTCGAAGACGGTGCCCTACACCCCGACCAGATCAAGCAGATCGCCACGACGCTCAAGGTCACCGAAGACGACGTCGTCTCGATGAATGCGCGGCTTTCCGGCGACGCTTCGCTCAATTCGCCCATGCGGGCGGATGAGGGCTCGTCGGAGTGGCAGGACTGGCTGGTGGACGACACACCCGACCAGGAAACATCGCTGGGCGAGAGCGAGGAATATCGCGAGCGCATGGGTCTGCTGAACAACGCCATGGACGTGCTGAACGATCGTGAGCGAGCCATCTTCCAGGCGCGTCGCCTGCAGGAAAATCCGTCCACGCTCGAGGAGCTGGCGCAGCAATATGACGTGAGCCGGGAGCGTATCCGGCAGATCGAGGTCCGCGCCTTTGAAAAGGTGCAGGACGCGGTCAAGGTTGCGGCGCGCGCCGACGCGTAA
- the serA gene encoding phosphoglycerate dehydrogenase, producing the protein MPKVLVSDKLSPTAVQIFKDNGVEVDYLPDLGKDKDKLFEVIGQYDGLAIRSATKVTEKILSAATNLKVIGRAGIGVDNVDIPAATKKGIIVMNTPFGNSITTAEHAIAMMFALARQLPEADASTRAGKWEKNRFMGVEVTNKTLGLIGAGNIGSIVADRALGLKMKVIAFDPFLTPERAQTLGVEKVELNDLLARADFITLHTPLIDATRNIINAEALNKTKKGVRIINCARGGLIDEAALYDALKSGQVAGAALDVFLEEPATSNPLFELPNVICTPHLGASTTEAQENVALQVAEQISAYLMTGEITNALNFPSISAEEAPIITPWVKLAETLGSFAGQLTETAIKGIRIEFEGTPAGLNTRPMIAAAINGVLKPSLGDINMVSAPQIAKDRGITVETTTRDQQGAYEGYIRLTVTTERQERSLAGTLFANGKPRVIQVKSINMEAELTESMLYVTNEDKPGHIGRLGTILGTLGINIANFNLGRQDVGGDAIALISIDGTLTEEQLTEITALDGVKQAKALRF; encoded by the coding sequence ATGCCCAAGGTTCTCGTTTCCGACAAGCTCAGCCCCACGGCCGTTCAGATCTTCAAGGACAATGGCGTGGAGGTCGACTATCTGCCCGATCTGGGCAAAGACAAGGACAAGCTCTTCGAAGTTATTGGCCAGTATGATGGTTTGGCCATCCGCTCGGCCACCAAGGTCACCGAAAAGATCCTGTCGGCGGCCACCAATCTCAAGGTGATCGGCCGGGCCGGCATCGGTGTCGACAATGTCGATATTCCCGCTGCCACGAAAAAGGGCATCATCGTGATGAACACGCCCTTCGGCAATTCCATCACCACGGCCGAGCACGCCATCGCCATGATGTTTGCCCTGGCGCGCCAGCTGCCGGAGGCTGATGCCTCCACCCGCGCCGGCAAGTGGGAAAAGAACCGCTTCATGGGCGTCGAGGTCACCAACAAGACCCTCGGGCTCATCGGCGCTGGCAATATCGGCTCGATCGTCGCCGACCGGGCGCTGGGTCTCAAGATGAAGGTTATCGCCTTTGACCCGTTCCTGACGCCCGAACGTGCCCAGACGCTGGGTGTCGAGAAGGTCGAGCTTAACGATCTCCTTGCCCGTGCCGACTTCATCACCCTCCATACGCCATTGATCGATGCCACCCGCAACATCATCAATGCCGAGGCGCTCAACAAGACCAAGAAGGGCGTCCGCATCATCAACTGCGCTCGGGGCGGTCTCATCGACGAAGCCGCGCTCTACGATGCACTGAAGTCCGGCCAGGTCGCCGGGGCCGCGCTCGACGTCTTCCTTGAGGAGCCGGCGACAAGCAATCCCCTCTTCGAGCTTCCCAACGTCATCTGCACGCCGCATCTGGGCGCCTCGACCACCGAAGCGCAGGAGAACGTCGCGTTGCAGGTCGCCGAGCAGATCTCCGCCTATCTGATGACCGGCGAGATCACCAACGCGCTCAACTTCCCCTCGATCTCGGCCGAAGAAGCCCCGATCATCACCCCTTGGGTTAAGCTGGCCGAAACGCTTGGCTCCTTTGCCGGCCAACTGACCGAAACCGCCATCAAGGGCATTCGCATCGAGTTCGAGGGTACGCCCGCCGGGCTCAACACGCGTCCGATGATCGCTGCGGCGATCAATGGCGTGCTCAAGCCGTCGCTGGGTGACATCAACATGGTGTCGGCGCCGCAGATCGCCAAGGATCGCGGCATTACCGTCGAGACCACGACGCGCGACCAGCAGGGCGCCTACGAGGGCTATATCCGCCTGACCGTCACCACCGAGCGGCAGGAGCGGAGCCTTGCCGGCACGCTCTTTGCCAACGGCAAGCCGCGTGTCATCCAGGTCAAGTCCATCAACATGGAAGCCGAGCTCACCGAGTCCATGCTCTACGTCACCAATGAGGATAAGCCGGGCCATATTGGCCGTCTCGGGACAATCCTGGGGACCCTCGGTATCAACATCGCCAACTTCAATCTGGGTCGCCAGGATGTAGGGGGTGACGCCATCGCGCTCATCTCCATCGACGGCACGCTGACCGAGGAGCAGTTGACCGAGATCACCGCGCTCGATGGTGTCAAGCAGGCCAAGGCGCTGCGGTTTTAG
- a CDS encoding adenylosuccinate synthase, protein MANVVVVGSQWGDEGKGKIVDWLSERADVVVRYHGGHNAGHTLVIDGVSYKLALLPSGLVQGKLSVIGNGVVVDPHHFVAEMEKLRGQGVTITPEILRVADNAPLILSLHRELDGIREDANSGLKIGTTRRGIGPAYEDKVGRRAIRLVDLSEPDTLMPKIERLLTHHNALRRGMGLVEVEASTIYQELTSIADQILPFMDQVWRVLEEKRRAGARILFEGAQGALLDNDHGTYPFVTSSNTVAGQAAAGSGLGPTAIGYVLGITKAYTTRVGEGPFPCELDDEIGRHLATVGREVGVNTGRPRRCGWFDAVLVRQTVRTSGISGIALTKLDVLDGLKEIKVCVAYELDGSRIDYLPASMGAQARVKPIYETLEGWSETTAGARSWAELPAQAVKYVRYIEELIGAPVAMLSTSPERADTILVVDPFQD, encoded by the coding sequence ATGGCTAATGTGGTTGTCGTCGGTTCGCAGTGGGGCGACGAGGGCAAGGGCAAGATCGTCGACTGGCTCAGCGAACGCGCCGATGTGGTGGTGCGCTATCATGGCGGTCACAATGCTGGTCATACCTTGGTCATCGATGGGGTGAGCTACAAGCTGGCGCTGCTGCCTTCGGGCCTTGTGCAGGGCAAGCTCAGCGTCATTGGCAACGGCGTCGTCGTGGATCCCCATCACTTCGTTGCCGAGATGGAAAAGCTGCGCGGGCAGGGAGTGACGATCACGCCCGAAATATTGCGCGTCGCCGATAATGCACCTCTGATCCTGTCGCTCCATCGCGAGCTCGACGGCATTCGCGAAGACGCCAATTCAGGTCTCAAGATTGGCACCACCCGCCGCGGCATCGGTCCAGCCTATGAGGACAAGGTCGGTCGCCGCGCCATCCGCCTAGTCGATCTTTCCGAGCCCGATACGCTGATGCCCAAAATCGAGCGGCTCCTCACACACCACAACGCCCTGCGCCGCGGCATGGGACTTGTGGAGGTCGAGGCGAGCACGATCTACCAAGAGCTGACCTCAATCGCCGACCAGATCCTGCCCTTCATGGACCAGGTCTGGCGCGTGCTTGAAGAAAAGCGCCGCGCTGGTGCCCGCATACTTTTCGAAGGGGCGCAGGGTGCGCTGCTCGACAATGATCACGGCACCTATCCCTTTGTTACCTCGTCCAACACGGTGGCGGGTCAGGCGGCTGCCGGTTCGGGTCTCGGTCCCACTGCCATTGGCTATGTGCTTGGCATCACCAAGGCCTACACGACCCGCGTCGGTGAAGGACCGTTCCCCTGCGAGCTCGATGACGAGATAGGTCGTCATCTGGCAACCGTAGGTCGCGAAGTGGGCGTCAACACTGGCCGTCCGCGCCGCTGCGGCTGGTTCGACGCCGTGCTGGTGCGCCAGACGGTCCGGACCTCCGGTATCTCCGGCATTGCCCTGACCAAGCTCGACGTTCTCGACGGCCTCAAGGAGATCAAGGTCTGTGTCGCCTACGAACTCGACGGATCACGCATAGATTATCTTCCTGCCTCAATGGGAGCACAGGCCCGCGTTAAGCCCATCTACGAAACGCTGGAAGGGTGGTCCGAGACCACTGCCGGTGCGCGGAGTTGGGCTGAGCTGCCGGCGCAGGCGGTGAAGTATGTTCGCTATATCGAGGAACTGATCGGCGCACCGGTGGCCATGCTTTCCACAAGTCCGGAGCGCGCAGACACGATCCTCGTCGTTGACCCATTCCAAGATTGA
- a CDS encoding YHS domain-containing (seleno)protein produces the protein MLAFVLPLLAVLTAGSAPVRAQSVVTLIVTDPLTGIAIGGMDPVSYFTEPSPALGLPDYEFVWQNVPWYFSTPANRDVFSQAPEIYAPQFGGHGAMSMARGFVSDSDPRLYTVFKQRLYLFYSASGREAFLLAPDAAAIKAEENWAQLSKTLSIN, from the coding sequence ATGCTTGCCTTTGTTTTGCCGCTATTGGCCGTGCTCACGGCGGGCAGTGCCCCGGTGCGAGCCCAGTCGGTGGTGACCCTTATCGTCACGGACCCGCTCACCGGCATCGCCATTGGTGGCATGGACCCGGTGAGCTACTTCACCGAACCGTCACCGGCGCTGGGCCTCCCGGATTACGAGTTCGTCTGGCAGAACGTCCCTTGGTATTTCTCGACCCCAGCCAATCGCGACGTCTTCAGTCAGGCTCCCGAGATCTACGCGCCGCAGTTCGGTGGTCATGGCGCCATGAGCATGGCGCGCGGCTTTGTGTCGGACAGCGATCCTCGCCTCTACACCGTCTTCAAGCAGCGGCTCTATCTCTTCTACTCGGCCTCGGGCCGCGAGGCGTTCTTGCTGGCGCCGGATGCTGCCGCCATCAAAGCAGAAGAAAACTGGGCGCAGCTCTCCAAAACCCTGTCGATCAACTGA
- a CDS encoding DMT family transporter, which yields MRKPLSSENRGISARLLDQPYLLLVLAPLFWGGNVVAAKLVVGEIDPFLLLAARCVGATLFIMPFAWRAVVNDWPMIRRQWWLLMSYGAIGYALYNVLLYIGLTMTTAVNSSIETGALPMLILAANFIVFRVRARLAQIIGVLIAITGVGLTATHGDLSRILTLDVNLGDAFVLLACLAYTVYTLALRFRPQVHMMSFMAVAFTGAAITGLVMLALFGGGIGQFATLVDKSPTVWAVLIYVMIFPSMFSQIAYARGVELVGPNRAAPSHNLIPVFGTLGSLLVLGEHLELYHLAAAALIISGIVLAEWSARRRA from the coding sequence ATGAGAAAGCCGCTAAGTTCTGAAAATCGCGGCATTTCGGCTCGACTTTTGGACCAGCCTTACCTGCTACTGGTGCTGGCGCCCCTATTTTGGGGGGGCAATGTCGTGGCCGCCAAGCTGGTGGTGGGCGAGATCGACCCGTTCCTGTTGCTCGCGGCCCGCTGCGTGGGCGCAACACTCTTCATCATGCCCTTTGCCTGGCGCGCCGTAGTCAACGACTGGCCGATGATCCGGCGCCAATGGTGGCTGCTGATGAGCTACGGCGCCATTGGCTATGCGCTCTACAATGTGCTGCTCTATATCGGGCTGACCATGACCACCGCGGTCAATTCCTCCATCGAGACCGGCGCGCTCCCGATGCTGATCCTGGCGGCGAACTTCATCGTGTTTCGCGTCCGGGCGCGGCTGGCGCAGATCATCGGGGTGCTGATCGCTATAACCGGTGTGGGCCTGACCGCGACCCATGGTGACTTGAGCCGTATTCTGACGCTCGATGTCAATTTAGGCGATGCCTTCGTGCTGCTCGCCTGCCTCGCCTATACCGTCTACACGCTGGCGCTGCGCTTCCGGCCTCAAGTGCACATGATGAGCTTCATGGCTGTGGCCTTCACCGGCGCGGCAATCACCGGACTTGTCATGCTGGCGCTGTTCGGCGGCGGCATCGGGCAGTTCGCGACCCTGGTGGACAAGTCACCCACGGTCTGGGCCGTGCTGATCTACGTGATGATCTTTCCGTCCATGTTCAGCCAGATCGCCTATGCCCGCGGCGTTGAACTGGTTGGCCCCAATCGGGCAGCTCCCAGCCACAATCTCATTCCAGTCTTCGGCACGCTGGGCTCGCTGCTGGTCTTGGGCGAGCACCTCGAACTCTACCATCTCGCGGCCGCGGCACTGATCATCAGCGGCATCGTCCTGGCGGAATGGTCGGCCCGGCGTCGCGCATAA
- a CDS encoding thiamine diphosphokinase — MTAQGTIVEQALEVLAFASPLAIVGGGVVDPALLRELAERGIALVGADGGGNAIGAAGLTPAAIIGDLDSLVDRAGWEQRTRVIHIPEQITTDFQKALYCTKAPVTLALGTTGKRLDHTLAALSAVLQFAPSRRLLLVDEVDVALAVTGTITFEARAGERVSVHPLVPISFTRSTGLLYPVDGLTLAAGGLIGTSNQGLGGRVEIVPASDLPWLLILGKERLWDLVEMPVGA; from the coding sequence GTGACAGCACAAGGGACTATCGTCGAACAGGCCCTCGAGGTCCTTGCCTTCGCGTCGCCGCTGGCGATTGTGGGTGGCGGTGTCGTCGACCCAGCGCTCTTACGCGAATTGGCAGAGCGTGGCATTGCGCTGGTAGGAGCCGATGGTGGCGGCAACGCGATCGGTGCGGCCGGACTTACTCCGGCAGCGATCATCGGGGATCTCGATTCCCTCGTGGACCGGGCAGGGTGGGAACAGCGCACGCGCGTCATCCATATTCCCGAGCAGATCACCACCGACTTTCAAAAGGCGCTCTATTGTACCAAGGCTCCCGTGACCCTGGCGCTGGGCACCACGGGCAAGCGGCTCGATCACACGCTTGCTGCGCTCAGCGCCGTCCTGCAATTCGCCCCCAGCCGCCGCCTGCTCCTCGTCGATGAGGTTGATGTGGCGCTGGCAGTCACGGGCACCATCACCTTCGAGGCCAGGGCCGGCGAACGGGTGTCGGTCCACCCCCTTGTCCCCATCAGCTTCACCCGCTCCACCGGCTTGCTCTATCCGGTGGATGGACTGACGCTCGCAGCAGGCGGCCTTATCGGCACGTCGAACCAGGGGCTGGGCGGGCGCGTCGAGATTGTGCCGGCTTCCGATCTCCCCTGGTTATTGATCCTGGGCAAGGAACGGCTTTGGGATCTTGTCGAGATGCCAGTCGGCGCCTGA
- a CDS encoding DUF6476 family protein, with protein sequence MNDPEIANEPLSPEAEAALRKARRAFLIAIGTMVLGFMAIAFALVYRITRDAPPPSVAERVVLPPAAEVAAAVVSDGTINVTYRLDGITHLALFDRATGELVRTIVIATE encoded by the coding sequence ATGAACGATCCTGAAATTGCCAACGAGCCGCTCTCTCCAGAGGCGGAGGCCGCGCTGCGCAAGGCGCGCCGCGCGTTCCTAATTGCGATTGGCACAATGGTTCTGGGCTTTATGGCGATTGCGTTCGCGCTTGTCTATCGGATCACGCGTGACGCGCCGCCGCCCAGCGTCGCGGAAAGAGTGGTTTTGCCCCCGGCGGCCGAAGTTGCTGCCGCGGTTGTGAGCGATGGGACGATCAATGTCACCTATCGGCTGGACGGCATCACCCATCTCGCCCTGTTCGACCGGGCTACCGGGGAATTGGTCCGCACGATCGTCATAGCCACCGAGTAG